The following coding sequences lie in one Yamadazyma tenuis chromosome 3, complete sequence genomic window:
- the MET7 gene encoding Folylpolyglutamate synthetase (COG:H; EggNog:ENOG503NUTU) → MDMRGGRTYKDAIAALNTLQSNFASLEAKRQIGPSVNKNEYSIKVVYEYIRRLGYSPKDFNRLNVIHVTGTKGKGSTCAFTESILLQYVANGGGPGGIKKVGLFTSPHLKSVRERIRIDGKPINESLFTRYFFEVWDKLSNTTSDADEFPDLEPYDVVKPMYFKYLTILSFHIFMSEGVNTAIYEVGVGGKYDSTNIVEAPTATGVSALGVDHVAMLGSTIDSITWNKTGIFKRGSPAFSSVQHEYPQTHQQITERAEELGASSIEFVDGVSVAGVRLGLQGEFQRDNAALAVKLAAAHLAHLGVTDLPSSDLSYLPAPFKEGLARAQWDGRCQVIDHKPGFEGLSFYIDGAHTLESINVCTSWLATRSEFGGAGSRRKVLLFNQQGRDNANQLLTQLYDNLHGRVSFDTVVFTTNITWASGYNAELVSMNNSQAAIDTLSVQKGFAEVWEQRDAKYGKKTEIKVFKEIEAGLNSLKSLAPADVFVVGSLHLVGGVLSVLDGDRD, encoded by the coding sequence atgGATATGAGAGGAGGCAGAACTTATAAAGACGCTATTGCTGCGTTGAATACGCTCCAGTCGAACTTCGCATCGCTCGAGGCAAAGCGTCAGATCGGCCCGTCTGTCAACAAGAATGAGTACTCCATCAAGGTGGTGTATGAATATATTAGAAGATTGGGATACTCGCCCAAAGACTTTAATCGTCTCAATGTCATCCATGTCACCGGAACCAAAGGCAAAGGTAGTACGTGTGCGTTCACTGAGTCGATTCTTCTCCAATACGTTGCCAATGGCGGTGGGCCTGGAGGTATAAAAAAGGTGGGACTCTTCACATCACCGCATTTGAAGTCTGTACGGGAGCGGATCAGAATAGATGGTAAACCAATTAATGAGCTGCTTTTCACCCGGTACTTCTTCGAGGTCTGGGACAAGTTGTCTAACACGACATCTGATGCTGACGAGTTCCCTGACCTTGAGCCGTACGACGTGGTGAAACCCATGTatttcaagtatttgacGATATTGTCGTTTCACATTTTTATGAGTGAAGGCGTCAACACCGCCATTTACGAGGTGGGTGTAGGAGGTAAATACGACTCGACCAATATTGTGGAGGCACCTACCGCCACCGGGGTCTCAGCCTTGGGGGTGGACCACGTAGCGATGTTGGGTAGTACTATTGATCTGATCACCTGGAACAAAACGGGGATCTTCAAACGGGGGTCGCCTGCGTTCAGCAGCGTCCAGCACGAGTACCCGCAAACACACCAGCAGATTACCGAGCGGGCAGAAGAGCTTGGGGCCAGTTCAATTGAATTTGTCGATGGGGTTAGTGTGGCGGGAGTTCGACTCGGGCTCCAGGGCGAATTCCAGCGCGACAACGCCGCCTTGGCGGTGAAGCTCGCGGCAGCGCACCTTGCGCATCTCGGGGTCACCGACCTTCCGTCTTCTGACTTACTGTACTTGCCAGCCCCGTTCAAAGAGGGTTTGGCACGGGCCCAGTGGGACGGGCGGTGCCAGGTGATTGATCACAAACCTGGTTTTGAGGGTCTTTCGTTCTATATCGATGGTGCTCATACCCTTGAATCGATTAATGTGTGCACCAGCTGGCTCGCTACCCGTAGTGAATTTGGCGGTGCCGGCAGCCGGAGAAAAGTGCTTTTGTTCAACCAGCAGGGAAGAGATAATGCTAACCAGCTTTTGACCCAGTTGTATGACAACTTGCACGGGCGAGTTCTGTTTGATACGGTGGTATTTACCACCAATATCACCTGGGCCAGCGGATACAACGCCGAGTTGGTGTCGATGAACAATTCGCAGGCGGCCATTGATACCTTGTCGGTCCAGAAGGGGTTTGCTGAGGTATGGGAACAGAGGGATGCTAAGTACGGGAAGAAGACGGAAATTAAAGTGTTTAAAGAGATTGAAGCGGGCTTAAACTCTCTTAAACTGTTGGCACCAGCCGATGTGTTTGTAGTGGGATCTTTGCATTTGGTGGGAGGAGTTTTGAGTGTTTTGGATGGAGATAGAGATTAG
- a CDS encoding uncharacterized protein (EggNog:ENOG503PVA5), with translation MVVPGEIMPLKYYKNFNVQTEPNIKGEPAGFNISDYINDIPLLVDDVTDDDDELESKRSSRLDSVDHYSIKNVESSPNTSSLSTESSSGSSGNARKIRPKRSRAKGFTAATLAPEDFKQERNQLMMVIVKYISIKITNLFPPSSSESKISLEKFLIIMVNRLKLSLPNFLKSIIYLFRYMDIIYLLRYLNQSNNFANFNEMDFPLKKLLIGCFKLTLLRERIHKNWHKLTGLSDNEVNIVIQTILKRLNNKVVIKNGELGKLKSEIFRYVKIVSKEV, from the coding sequence ATGGTTGTACCAGGTGAAATCATGCCGTTGAAATACTATAAGAATTTTAATGTCCAAACTGAGCCCAACATCAAAGGGGAACCTGCCGGGTTCAATATCAGCGATTACATCAATGATATCCCTTtgcttgttgatgatgtaactgacgatgacgacgagTTGGAAAGTAAAAGGAGTTCCAGACTTGATTCGGTCGATCACTATAGCATCAAGAATGTCGAATCCAGCCCCAATACCAGTAGCTTATCTACTGAGTCTTCTTCCGGTTCCAGTGGGAATGCCAGGAAGATAAGACCCAAGAGGTCAAGGGCCAAAGGGTTTACTGCTGCGACATTGGCTCCCGAAGATTTCAAACAAGAGCGAAaccagttgatgatggtgattGTCAAGTATATTTCGATCAAAATTACCAATTTATTCcctccttcttcttccgagtccaagatctcgttggagaagtttttgatcaTTATGGTCAACCGCCTCAAGTTGTCGTTGCCCAATTTTTTGAAGTCAATTATCTACCTTTTCAGATATATGGACATCATTTACCTTTTGAGGTACTTGAACCAATCCAATAACTTTGCGAACTTCAACGAGATGGACTTCCCGTTGAAGAAATTACTTATTGGCTGTTTCAAGTTGACGTTACTTAGAGAAAGAATTCACAAGAACTGGCACAAGTTGACCGGCTTGTCGGATAATGAGGTTAACATTGTTATTCAGACCATcttgaagagattgaatAACAAGGTGGTGATCAAAAATGGAGAACTTGGCAAGTTGAAGCTGGAAATATTCAGATATGTCAAGATAGTTTCCAAGGAGGTGTAG
- the LYS22 gene encoding homocitrate synthase (COG:E; EggNog:ENOG503NUMJ) translates to MSSNPYGPNPSDYLSNVSSFELIESTLREGEQFANAFFTTEKKIEIAKALDDFGVDYIELTSPVASEQSRRDCEAICKLGLKAKILTHIRCHMDDARVAVETGVDGVDVVIGTSSFLRQYSHGKDMNYIAQSAVEVIEFVKSKGIEIRFSSEDSFRSDLVDLLNIYKTVDKIGVNRVGIADTVGGANPRQVYELVKTLKSVVSCDIECHFHNDTGCAIANAYTALEGGAKLIDVSVLGIGERNGITPLGGLMARMITANRDYVLSKYKLHKLRDLENLVADAVQVNIPFNNPITGFCAFTHKAGIHAKAILANPSTYEILNPSDFGLTRYIHFANRLTGWNAIKSRVDQLKLDLTDEQCKEVTAKIKQLGDVRQLNIDDVDSIIKEYHSSIDDNKEPDAKKQKTE, encoded by the coding sequence ATGTCTCTGAATCCTTACGGACCAAATCCTTCGGACTATTTGTCCAACGTCAGCAGCTTCGAGCTTATCGAATCAACCTTGAGAGAAGGTGAACAATTTGCCAATGCGTTTTTCACAACCGAAAAGAAGATCGAAATCGCCAAAGCCTTGGATGACTTCGGTGTCGACTACATCGAATTGACTTCACCTGTTGCTTCTGAACAATCCCGGAGAGACTGTGAAGCCATCTGTAAATTGGGATTGAAagccaagatcttgaccCATATAAGATGTCACATGGATGATGCCAGAGTGGCTGTTGAAACCGGTGTCGATGGGGTTGACGTGGTGATTGGAACCTCTCTGTTCTTGAGACAATATTCCCATGGTAAGGATATGAACTACATTGCCCAGAGTGCAGTGGAGGTGATTGAATTTGTCAAATCCAAAGGCATTGAAATCAGATTCTCCTCTGAAGATTCCTTTAGAAGTGACTTGgttgacttgttgaacatctACAAAACCGTTGACAAGATCGGAGTGAATAGAGTCGGTATTGCTGACACGGTGGGAGGAGCCAACCCTAGACAGGTGTATGAATTGGTCAAGACGTTGAAATCGGTGGTCAGTTGTGACATCGAGTGCCACTTCCACAACGATACCGGGTGTGCCATTGCCAACGCCTACACGGCCTTGGAAGGAGGAGCCAAATTGATCGATGTTTCGGTGTTGGGAATCGGTGAAAGAAACGGAATCACTCCATTGGGAGGTTTGATGGCCCGTATGATCACCGCCAACAGGGATTACGTGTTGTCCAAATATAAGTTGCACAAATTGAGagacttggagaacttggtggcTGATGCCGTACAAGTCAACATTCCTTTCAACAACCCTATTACCGGTTTCTGTGCTTTTACCCACAAAGCCGGTATTCACGCCAAAGCCATCTTGGCCAACCCTTCTACCTACGAGATTTTGAACCCATCTGATTTCGGGTTGACGAGATATATCCATTTCGCCAACCGGTTGACTGGTTGGAATGCCATCAAGTCAAGAGTAGACCAATTGAAATTGGATTTGACGGATGAGCAGTGTAAAGAGGTCACcgccaaaatcaaacaattGGGAGACGTTAGACAATTGAACATCGATGATGTTGATTCCATCATCAAAGAGTATCACTCTTCTATTGATGATAATAAGGAGCCAGATGccaaaaaacaaaagacCGAGTAG
- the SMY2 gene encoding kinesin-like protein (COG:S; EggNog:ENOG503NUVE) has protein sequence MSQSSIIDPHQTPSNLTSTAVNGNSHASSTTPTFSATVPTNKGSRSYTLPEAFQVWETSKNNILAPKTHITGVQADESSDSSSFKHSKPHPIYHLRLNETDHVTADMQTLSLGANETSQPSPAASAPAFEAIHQSTHQLPTQTPSLSSSSRPLAPTTSLISPDQILWLYLDSSGNEQGPFNGGLMHSWFTDGYLSLDLQIKRQNSEYHSLKSFCELVGDYVAPFKVPLPPLSQAPQANQPHPSEQVPQLSNGLNGSLLGSLSQPFAQPMAYQFSPIPSLLQHQIGPNPVLTRGNSNWGINDFSSPSTPITVNTGISSQPTSGSNGSQPGGPMPISPWTSTVNSQSRVNSPFAPVVESADPVLANLHSTVVTGILGDFDQPTTTPDPSESVPEFEPIVQPKVVIASEQVAVPEPVQEPIVQPRVVIPGPEPQAAKPEPPKETTPKPSPKVQVLKPVSAADVKAPWAASTKPEAAPKMTLKEIQQLESAKLKQQKKLEAQLKLENQTKALKEEILREEREKAVAGGLPTTSNWTTGGATNGSTKVIKTLAEIQEEERKAASLAKGKSKTPINSIAAQIASSSPEDSGAWSTVTSKKVAKKASTSTLIKSSTTTSSTNPSVLRSVSAPVVATSHNNFDTLRQDFVIWARSQMTNLYPSVSSNDLLEMFISLPNNTDSSQLISETIYSSSATMNGRVFAQEFLKKRQQTERMISTPSDLSAWSQAIIESADRVQFVDEEGWSTTNKKKKGRKN, from the exons ATGTCTCAGTCTTCTAT CATCGACCCCCACCAAACCCCTTCGAATTTGACTTCCACCGCTGTAAATGGCAATTCCCATGCCTCATCTACAACACCCACCTTTTCTGCAACCGTCCCTACCAATAAAGGAAGTAGGTCCTACACGTTACCAGAAGCATTCCAAGTATGGGAAACATCCAAGAATAACATATTGGCTCCTAAAACCCATATTACCGGGGTCCAGGCCGACGAATCACTGGATTCTTCCTCGTTCAAGCACTCGAAGCCCCACCCGATCTATCACTTACGCCTCAACGAGACGGACCACGTAACCGCAGACATGCAGACCCTTTCCTTAGGTGCCAACGAAACTAGCCAGCCATCACCAGCAGCTCTGGCCCCTGCATTCGAAGCGATACACCAGTCAACCCACCAATTACCTACTCAAACACCTCTGTTATCGTCGTCCAGCCGTCCATTGGCACCAACAACGTCTTTAATTTCCCCTGATCAGATTCTCTGGCTCTACTTGGACTCGTCGGGCAATGAACAAGGGCCGTTTAACGGAGGTTTGATGCATTCATGGTTCACAGACGGATATCTTAGTTTGGACTTACAAATCAAACGCCAGAACCTGGAGTACCACAGTTTAAAGTCGTTTTGTGAGCTTGTGGGAGACTACGTGGCGCCATTCAAGGTGCCGCTCCCACCTTTACTGCAGGCACCCCAGGCCAACCAACCTCATCCACTGGAGCAGGTCCCGCAATTAAGCAATGGCCTCAACGGGTCGCTTCTTGGCCTGTTGAGCCAGCCGTTCGCACAGCCCATGGCGTACCAGTTCTCGCCCATTCCATCTCTTCTCCAGCACCAGATCGGCCCCAACCCGGTGTTGACCCGTGGTAATCTGAACTGGGGTATCAACGACTTTTCGTCTCCCTCCACTCCTATCACCGTCAATACCGGTATCAGTTCTCAGCCAACAAGCGGCTCCAACGGTTCCCAGCCCGGAGGCCCCATGCCCATTTCGCCATGGACTTCCACTGTCAACTCGCAGTCTCGTGTAAATTCCCCATTTGCACCAGTGGTGGAGTCTGCGGACCCGGTATTGGCCAATTTGCATTCGACGGTGGTGACCGGCATTTTGGGTGACTTTGATCAGCCCACAACCACCCCTGACCCCTCTGAATCAGTCCCTGAGTTTGAACCAATTGTGCAGCCAAAAGTGGTGATTGCTTCTGAACAAGTGGCTGTTCCCGAGCCAGTTCAAGAACCCATCGTTCAGCCCCGGGTGGTGATCCCTGGACCCGAACCTCAGGCAGCCAAACCAGAACCTCCAAAAGAAACCACTCCTAAACCCTCACCAAAAGTCCAGGTTCTCAAACCGGTATCGGCTGCTGACGTGAAAGCCCCTTGGGCCGCATCCACCAAGCCAGAGGCAGCTCCCAaaatgactttgaaagaaatccAGCAGTTGGAAAGTGCCAAACTCaagcagcagaagaagcttgaaGCCCAATTGAAGCTCGAAAATCAGACTaaagctttgaaagaagagattttgagggaagaaagagaaaaggcAGTTGCTGGTGGGTTACCCACCACTTCTAATTGGACTACAGGTGGTGCTACCAATGGCCTGACCAAGGTTATCAAAACTTTAGCCGAAATCcaggaagaagagagaaaagCTGCTAGTTTGGCCAAGGGAAAGTCGAAGACGCCTATCAACTCCATTGCTGCCCAAattgcttcttcttccccCGAGGACTCGGGTGCGTGGTCTACTGTCACCAGCAAGAAGGTTGCAAAGAAGGCATCTACCAGtaccttgatcaagtcttctACTACTACTTCCTCGACTAACCCACTGGTGTTGAGAAGTGTTTCTGCGCCGGTGGTAGCTACTTCTCATAACAACTTTGACACTTTGAGACAAGACTTTGTGATCTGGGCCCGGTCTCAAATGACTAACTTGTATCCTAGTGTGTCATCCAACgatttgttggaaatgTTCATTTCCTTACCCAATAACACTGACTCTTCCCAATTGATCTCCGAAACCATCTACAGCTCTTCTGCCACCATGAACGGCCGTGTTTTTGCCCAAGAGTTCTTAAAGAAAAGACAGCAAACCGAAAGAATGATAAGCACTCCCAGCGACTTGAGTGCTTGGTCCCAGGCCATCATTGAAAGTGCTGACAGGGTGcaatttgtggatgaagaaggttggtccaccaccaacaagaagaaaaaggGTAGAAAGAATTAG
- a CDS encoding uncharacterized protein (EggNog:ENOG503NYA3; COG:S), translating to MNQVQINPTKLSILSINRSRYWIFKSAILEFLYAEVDKAGGNEFEGSGSESDEDEDELEDRLSFLNLTSKPQRNSLYDSSSSSASFSTPRRGKKHGSVSSMSSFNLETKEIDNSSKRHSVTNTNPAPTASNTARSDSNESDSEGPEAPNYFFHIAFTPIECTIICATTVMHRLFKEPLKACQELNYNDVTLVEQQFVNLQIDSGGGSDNNYRILQLTKPLSENNISLFFLSSHFSDIVLIPHHLEDKVVSILTQSNFEFNDLSGSYIINNNFNPIVAPSHDESSKGLEDRVFKLFKDSNIKPCIDKNVSLLLTGSRSNDVAATILKAAANLAANNIPDYFAITRTSQNEVSLILPRSSKKRSKMGFQSRFLIGSTQDIINPVTIDLQKLPLDSTGIVAGVASKIFTGINSLPGSDYPFELNFLSMARSAILMIPKENVELVNEILSSIDYDNL from the coding sequence ATGAATCAGGTTCAAATCAACCCCACCAAACTATCGATCCTTTCCATAAATCGATCCAGGTACTGGATCTTCAAGAGTGCCATTCTCGAATTCTTGTACGCTGAAGTGGATAAGGCTGGAGGTAACGAATTCGAGGGCTCTGGTAGTGAAagtgatgaggatgaagatgagcttgaagatcGACTCAGCTTTCTTAATCTCACATCAAAACCTCAACGGAACAGCCTCTACGACctgtcatcatcgtcaGCATCATTCTCCACGCCAAGGAGAGGAAAGAAACACGGGTCGGTGTCGTCGATGTCGAGTTTTAACTTGGAGaccaaagaaatcgatAACTCCAGCAAGAGACATTCGGTGACCAACACCAACCCAGCACCGACAGCGTCCAACACGGCCCGGTCTGACTCCAATGAGTCAGACAGTGAAGGCCCGGAGGCGCCCAACTACTTTTTTCACATAGCATTTACACCCATCGAGTGCACCATTATCTGTGCAACGACAGTGATGCACAGACTTTTCAAGGAACCATTAAAGGCGTGTCAGGAATTGAACTACAACGATGTGACATTGGTGGAGCAGCAGTTTGTGAACTTGCAAATTGATAGCGGCGGTGGTAGTGACAATAACTATCGGATTTTGCAGTTGACCAAACCGTTGTCTGAGAACAATATCTCTCTCTTTTTTCTCTCGAGTCACTTCAGTGACATCGTGTTGATCCCCCACCACTTGGAAGATAAGGTGGTTAGCATCTTGACCCAAAGTAACTTTGagttcaacgacttgaGTGGCAGctatatcatcaacaataactTCAATCCCATTGTGGCTCCTTCTCATGATGAGAGCTCTAAGGGTCTTGAAGACCGTgtgttcaagctcttcaaagactCGAACATCAAGCCGTGTATAGACAAAAATGTCCTGTTGTTGCTCACAGGTTCTAGGTCCAATGATGTTGCTGCCACCATCCTCAAGGCTGCTGCaaatttggctgcaaataaCATTCCCGATTATTTTGCAATTACTCGAACTTCACAAAATGAAGTGTCGTTGATTCTCCCCAGGTCCTCCAAAAAACGGTCGAAAATGGGGTTCCAGTCGAGGTTTTTAATAGGTTCGACTCAAGACATTATCAATCCCGTAACTATAGACTTACAGAAACTCCCATTGGATTCTACTGGTATTGTGGCAGGGGTGGCCAGCAAAATCTTCACCGGTATCAATAGTTTACCGGGGTCAGACTATCCTTTCGAATTAAACTTCTTGTCCATGGCCCGTTCGGCCATCTTAATGATCCCCAAAGAGAACGTTGAGCTTGTGAACGAGATTTTAAGCAGTATTGATTACGACAATTTATGA
- the vps5 gene encoding Vacuolar protein sorting-associated protein vps5 (COG:U; EggNog:ENOG503NUKF), whose amino-acid sequence MNHDDDLTASHWDDILSPSTHTSYNAASSTYLDPEFNGFQDLSLGDPDNTTTHHDDTEPESSEEDSHQAPSAHHEVQESSYAVDSVTESPNYNHSSAYDTARSELEQMHELKKEERAKQKSKLMDELASNDDFDHQLEQSVMAATPGDNFDSLFNDAKSPIKFDLSADVKSKNGKSKQFKRPRKFSSQKNAKNLKSTPAKENENLGPLGSTDNKSTDNLSMKSANAKEELVKESEAPLYDLSKDAQREQQARTPAAIAAIKAHNGEHDPSKPKNHLEITVGDPMKVGDITNAHIVYRITTKNKNLEPSTFPQQTEPFIVTRRYKDFRWIYHQLQNNHMGRIIPPPPSKQTYIGRFNESFIENRRLSLEKMLSKTSSIPDLSNDPDFIMFLTSEDFANESKERERISGSGASLQNNDMLDNPADTSSANNGFMSSIFSISNKPQEPEEFFDTKKHYIEALESNLQNFYSAIELIINQRIDIVNIIEQITVAIQELTDLEISKKTSDTLAAFNEVQIKLKDNLDRVNLQDHLTLGFTIEEYLRIIGSIKYVFDQRLTIYESYQNNLSDLNKKKTSLTKYKSRNQVDKISQLNFEIDKLQTKTDSFEKRFKTISDTIKQELENFELEKIDDFRNSVEIFIESSIESQKESIELWETFYERQSLSSY is encoded by the coding sequence ATGAATCACGACGATGATCTAACGGCGTCACATTGGGACGACATTCTCTCTCCCTCGACCCACACCTCATACAATGCCGCCTCCAGCACCTATTTGGATCCCGAATTTAATGGGTTCCAGGACTTATCCCTAGGGGACCCAGACAACACAACCACACACCACGACGACACCGAGCCCGAATCCAGCGAAGAAGACTCCCACCAGGCTCCACTGGCCCACCACGAAGTTCAAGAATCGTCCTATGCGGTGGACCTGGTGACAGAGTCTCCCAATTACAACCATTCATCTGCCTACGACACCGCCAGATCTGAACTCGAGCAAATGCACGAGTtgaaaaaagaagaaagggCCAAGCAGAAGTCCAAGCTCATGGACGAGTTGGCCAGCAACGACGATTTCGACCACCAGTTGGAGCAGTCGGTGATGGCTGCTACTCCAGGGGATAACTTTGACTCGTTGTTTAATGATGCTAAAAGTCCCATCAAATTTGATCTTCTGGCTGATGTGAAGAGCAAGAATGGCAAGAGTAAACAGTTTAAACGACCTCGGAAGTTTTCTCTGCAAAAGAatgccaaaaacttgaagtccaCCCCTGCAAAAGAGAATGAAAATTTGGGACCTCTTGGATCCACTGATAATAAGTCTACTGATAACCTTTCGATGAAATCTGCTAACGCCAAGGAAGAATTAGTCAAGGAGTCGGAGGCTCCATTGTATGATCTTTCGAAAGATGCCCAACGGGAGCAGCAAGCAAGAACCCCAGCGGCGATTGCAGCGATCAAAGCACATAATGGAGAGCACGACCCTAGTAAACCCAAAAACCATCTCGAGATAACTGTGGGCGATCCAATGAAGGTGGGGGACATTACCAACGCACATATCGTTTATCGTATAACCACCAAGAATAAGAATCTTGAACCAAGCACTTTTCCACAGCAAACTGAACCGTTCATCGTTACCAGACGGTATAAGGATTTCCGGTGGATATACCACCAGCTCCAAAACAACCACATGGGAAGAATCATTCCTCCACCTCCATCGAAACAGACATATATTGGCCGGTTCAATGAGAGTTTCATTGAGAACAGAAGGCTTtcgttggagaagatgTTGAGCAAAACCAGTAGCATTCCGGATTTGTCCAACGACCCTGATTTCATCATGTTTTTGACTAGTGAAGACTTTGCAAATGAGTCtaaagaaagagaaagaatcAGTGGATCTGGTGCATCTTTGCAGAATAATGACATGTTGGATAACCCTGCCGACACCAGCTCTGCCAATAACGGTTTCATGTCCTCGATCTTTTCTATCTCCAACAAACCccaagaaccagaagagtTTTTCGACACCAAAAAGCATTATATTGAGGCCTTGGAATCCAATTTGCAAAACTTTTACTCTGCAATCGAGTTGATAATTAATCAAAGAATCGATATTGTTAACATTATCGAACAAATTACTGTGGCCATCCAAGAGTTGACCGATTTAGAGatatcaaagaagacatCGGATACTTTGGCGGCCTTCAATGAAGTGcaaatcaagttgaaggacaaCCTTGATAGAGTCAACTTGCAAGACCACTTAACCTTGGGGTTCACCATCGAAGAGTACTTGCGGATAATTGGATCCATCAAGTATgtgtttgatcaaagactAACAATCTACGAGTCGTAccaaaacaacttgagcGATTTAAACAAGAAAAAAACCCTGTTAACTAAGTACAAGCTGAGAAATCAAGTCGATAAGATAAGTCAACTCAACTTTGAAATCGACAAATTACAGACTAAAACCGATAGTTTTGAGAAGAGATTCAAGACCATTAGCGACACAATAAAACAGGAGCTTGAAAACTTTGAGcttgaaaaaattgacGATTTCCGTAACAGCGTGGAAATCTTCATAGAGAGCTCCATTGAGTCTCAGAAGGAAAGTATTGAGTTATGGGAAACATTCTATGAACGACAAAGCCTATCTTCCTACTAA
- the SOU1 gene encoding Sorbose reductase sou1 (EggNog:ENOG503NXQY; COG:Q) produces the protein MAYESFINPKLGPLPIKAPEPKKNVLDLFSLKGKVASVTGSSGGIGLAVAEAYAQAGADVAIWYNSKPADDKAEQIAKEWGVKCKAYKCNISDSDSVEQTIDQIEKDFGTIDIFVANAGVPWTVGEMIHAENHDTWHKVIDLDFTGVYYCAKHVGKIFEKNGKGSLILTASMSGHIVNFPQRQAPYNAAKAAVVHLGKSLAVEWSHFARVNTISPGYIVTEISEFVDANEKQTWHKMTPLGREGTTQELAGAYLYLASDASTYTTGSDIIVDGGYCAP, from the coding sequence ATGGCCTACGAAAGCTTcatcaaccccaaattAGGACCTTTGCCCATCAAGGCCCCAGAACCCAAAAAGAACgtcttggacttgttcaGCTTGAAGGGTAAAGTTGCATCCGTGACAGGATCAAGTGGAGGCATTGGGTTGGCGGTGGCCGAAGCGTACGCCCAAGCCGGTGCCGACGTGGCCATTTGGTACAACTCCAAGCCTGCCGACGACAAGGCCGAGCAGATTGCCAAAGAATGGGGAGTCAAGTGCAAAGCCTACAAATGTAATATTTCCGACTCCGACTCTGTTGAACAAACCATCGACCAGATCGAAAAAGACTTTGGCACCATCGACATTTTTGTGGCTAATGCCGGGGTTCCCTGGACAGTGGGAGAAATGATTCACGCCGAAAACCATGATACTTGGCATAAGGTGATTGACCTCGACTTTACTGGTGTATATTACTGTGCTAAACATGTGGGTAAGATTTTCGAGAAAAACGGCAAGGGATCGTTGATTTTGACGGCCTCGATGTCGGGACACATTGTCAACTTTCCTCAAAGACAAGCTCCTTACAATGCTGCCAAAGCGGCGGTGGTGCACTTGGGGAAGTCGTTGGCGGTGGAATGGTCTCATTTCGCCAGAGTCAATACCATTTCTCCCGGGTACATTGTGACAGAGATCctggagtttgtggacgCTAATGAGAAGCAGACCTGGCACAAAATGACACCTTTAGGCAGAGAAGGTACCACCCAAGAATTGGCGGGGGCTTACTTGTACTTGGCCAGTGATGCCAGTACTTATACCACCGGGTCTGATATCATTGTTGACGGGGGTTACTGTGCTCCATGA